A single window of Kwoniella bestiolae CBS 10118 chromosome 4, complete sequence DNA harbors:
- a CDS encoding RuvB-like helicase 1: protein MSAIASSSSTSAPQPNSGGIITQPPPPSTLRESRIATHSHIKGLGLADDGTAMDFSQGFIGQTLAREALGLHLSLLKMGRHSGRPLLLVGPPGTGKTALALALSQELGSKVPFCAMVGSEVYSGEVKKTEVLGSCFRRAIGLRIKETKEVYEGEVTELTPSEAENPLSGYGKTISHVIVGLKTVKGTKQLRLDPSVYEAIQKERVVIGDVIYIEANTGAVKRVGRSDAYASEYDLEAEEYVPLPKGDVHKRKELVQDVTLNDLDMANAKPQGGQDIMSVMGQLVKGGRTEVTDKLRKEINKVVDKYIEQGVAELVPGVLFIDEVHMLDMECFTYLNRALESPMSPYVVLASNRGICTIRGTEYDGILGSSSEGIRSPHGIPIDLLDRCMIVKTSLYRKEEIKRILEMRCKIEGIQITGEALDRLAEQGEKTSLRFVLQLLTPSNILNKTKGAVGAGVSVEDVLELNELFLDAKRSTGILKDLEDLENKY, encoded by the exons ATGTCCGCTatcgcctcctcctcctcaacttccGCCCCCCAACCAAACTCAGGAGGAATCATCACCCaacccccacctccctcgACTCTCCGAGAATCCCGAATCGCAACTCACAGTCATATCAAGGGATTGGGCCTGGCAGACGATGGAACAGCTATGGATTTTTCACAGGGGTTCATAGGTCAGACATTAGCTAGAGAGGCTTTGGGGTTGCATTTGAGTTTGTTGAAGATGGGTAGACACTCTGGGAGAccgttgttgttggttgGACCACCGGGAACGGGAAAG ACCGCCCTCGCACTCGCTCTTAGTCAAGAACTAGGCTCAAAGGTCCCTTTCTGCGCTATGGTGGGGTCAGAAGTGTACTCTggagaagtgaagaagacgGAAGTGCTGGGGAGTTGTTTCAGGCGTGCTATAG GCCTCCGAATCAAAGAGACCAAAGAAGTATACGAAGGCGAAGTGACCGAGCTCACCCCCTCCGAGGCTGAGAACCCACTGTCAGGCTACGGCAAAACCATCTCCCACGTCATTGTCGGTCTAAAGACAGTCAAAGGTACAAAACAGCTCCGACTCGATCCGTCAGTCTACGAGGCCATCCAGAAAGAACGAGTAGTAATTGGAGATGTAATTTACATAGAGGCTAATACCGGAGCTGTCAAGCGAGTTGGACGATCGGACGCCTATGCTTCGGAATACGATTTGGAAGCTGAGGAGTATGTCCCGTTACCCAAGGGAGACGTACACAAAAGGAAGGAGTTGGTGCAGGATGTTACGTTGAATGATTTGGATATGGCCAATGCGAAACCGCAGGGTGGTCAGGATATCATGAGTGTCATGGGACAATTGGTTAAGGGAGGAAGGACGGAGGTGACGGATaagttgaggaaggagattAATAAGGTTGTGGATAAGTATATCGAGCAGGGGGTCGCGGAGCTGGTACCGGGAGTGTTGTTTAtcgatgag GTCCACATGCTCGACATGGAATGTTTCACCTACCTAAACCGCGCCCTCGAATCACCCATGTCACCCTACGTCGTCCTAGCCTCAAATAGGGGAATCTGCACAATACGAGGAACAGAGTACGACGGTATCCTAGGATCCTCATCTGAAGGCATTAGATCACCCCATGGTATCCCCATCGACCTGCTGGATAGATGTATGATAGTCAAGACGAGTCTGTacaggaaagaggagattaAGAGGATActggagatgagatgtaagATTGAGGGTATCCAGATTACTGGCGAGGCCCTGGATAGACTGGCGGAACAAGGTGAAAAGACATCTTTACGATTCGTCTTGCAACTTCTTACGCCAAGTAATATATTGAATAAGACCAAGGGGGCTGTAGGGGCGGGAGTGAGTGTGGAAGATGTGTTGGAGTTGAATGAGCTGTTTTTGGATGCGAAGAGATCGACGGGGATTCTAAAGGATTtggaggatttggagaaTAAGTATTAG